The genomic window CCTTTGATGGGGATCGGCCGCCCAGTGCAGATCTGGTGTCTGATTGTGTTCACTGTGGGTTCTGCCTGACCACCTGTCCCACCTATGTGTTGTGGGGCGCGGAGATGGACTCGCCGCGGGGGCGGATCCATCTGATCGGGCAAGGGCTGTCCGGGGAACCGCTCAGCGACTCGATGGTCGGGCACTTCGACCGTTGCCTCGGATGTATGGCGTGTGTCACCGCCTGCCCGTCGGGAGTCCAGTACGACCGGCTCATCGAAGACACCCGGGCACAGGTCGAGCGACGGCACGTTCGGGGAGTTCGGGAGCGGGCGCTGCGGGCGGCGATCTTCGCGCTGTTTCCGTACCCGCGGAGGTTGCGGCTGCTTCGGGGGCCACTCCGGGCGTACCAGAAATCGGGCTTGCAGAAGCTGGTGGGCCGCACCGGTCTGCTTCGGCGGCTGGCGCCGACCATCGCCACCCTCGAGTCTCTCGCACCGCGGCTGCACGGTGTGCCGCGGCCACCGGCCCGGGTGCAGGCCCGTGGTGAACAGCGCGCCGTCGTGGGGATGCTGACCGGTTGTGTTCAGTCGGCGTTCTTTCCGGACGTCAACTCCGCGACCGTGCGGATCCTCGCCGCCGAGGGGTGTGAGGTGCTGATTCCGCCGACGCAGGGCTGTTGCGGCGCGCTCAGTGTGCACAACGGGCGGCGGGCGGAGGCGCAGCGGTTCGCACGACGGCTGATCGACACGTTCGAGCGGACCGGGATGGACTATTTCGTGGTCAACGCGGCGGGGTGCGGGTCGTCGCTGAAGGAGTACGGAGAGTTGCTCGCCAACGATCCGCGTTATGCGGGGCGAGCTGCCGGGTTCGCGGCCAAGGTTCGTGACCTGAGCGAGCTTCTGGTGGAACTCGGGCCGGTCGCGCGCCGGTATCCCCTACCGATGTCGGTGGCCTACCACGACGCCTGCCATCTCGCGCATGCGCAGGGAGTGCGGACGCAGCCACGGGCGTTGCTGCAGGGCATTCCGGGGCTGGAGGTCCGCCGGATCGCCGAGGCGGAGATCTGCTGCGGTTCCGCCGGCGTATGGAACGTCCTGAACCCCGGCCCCGCCGCCGACCTGGGCGACCGCAAGGCGAA from Actinoplanes derwentensis includes these protein-coding regions:
- a CDS encoding (Fe-S)-binding protein: MSDCVHCGFCLTTCPTYVLWGAEMDSPRGRIHLIGQGLSGEPLSDSMVGHFDRCLGCMACVTACPSGVQYDRLIEDTRAQVERRHVRGVRERALRAAIFALFPYPRRLRLLRGPLRAYQKSGLQKLVGRTGLLRRLAPTIATLESLAPRLHGVPRPPARVQARGEQRAVVGMLTGCVQSAFFPDVNSATVRILAAEGCEVLIPPTQGCCGALSVHNGRRAEAQRFARRLIDTFERTGMDYFVVNAAGCGSSLKEYGELLANDPRYAGRAAGFAAKVRDLSELLVELGPVARRYPLPMSVAYHDACHLAHAQGVRTQPRALLQGIPGLEVRRIAEAEICCGSAGVWNVLNPGPAADLGDRKAKAVLATDANLLVTANPGCLMQVAAAVRRQGGTIALAHTAHVLDASIRNLPPDTLLTRS